The proteins below are encoded in one region of Thermotoga sp.:
- a CDS encoding DMT family transporter produces MLKALFSLLFVTFIWGATFPLQKIALVGVSPTFYIAIRFIIASALSYLLFGKGSFRYGVILGAVLGVAYTTQTWGLTLTTSTKSGFITSLYIVFVPIFAYFIEKEVPTLSQIVSFFVGSMGLYMISGRIDELNLGDLLTVFCAVGFALHVVLITRFSKRVDEKDLLFPQFLVVAIFNLILSLFFRNWRFNFFAFGSALFTAAFATMLAIYLQAKYQKVLGNNISALVFLGEPVFAAILSYLVLKETLSPRQLTGSFFLLASILLSSLERVRIVRSTNQRGRDEREGTF; encoded by the coding sequence TTGTTGAAGGCCCTGTTTAGCTTGCTTTTCGTTACATTCATCTGGGGTGCCACATTTCCCCTTCAAAAGATAGCGCTGGTGGGAGTCTCTCCCACCTTTTATATCGCCATTAGATTCATTATCGCATCTGCACTTTCCTATCTTCTGTTTGGAAAGGGAAGCTTCAGGTACGGAGTGATTTTAGGAGCTGTCCTCGGCGTGGCGTACACCACGCAGACGTGGGGGCTCACGCTCACTACGTCCACAAAGAGTGGTTTCATAACATCACTCTACATAGTGTTCGTTCCGATTTTTGCTTACTTCATAGAAAAGGAAGTCCCCACACTCTCTCAGATCGTTTCGTTTTTCGTCGGCTCGATGGGACTCTACATGATCTCCGGGAGAATCGATGAACTCAACTTGGGGGATCTTCTGACGGTTTTCTGTGCAGTGGGCTTTGCTCTCCATGTGGTGTTGATAACACGGTTCTCGAAACGAGTTGATGAAAAAGACCTTCTCTTTCCCCAGTTCCTTGTGGTCGCGATTTTCAATTTGATTCTGAGTCTGTTTTTCAGGAACTGGAGATTCAACTTTTTTGCGTTTGGGAGTGCTCTTTTTACAGCCGCGTTTGCCACAATGCTTGCCATTTACCTTCAGGCAAAATACCAGAAGGTGCTCGGAAATAACATATCGGCCCTCGTTTTTCTTGGTGAGCCCGTTTTCGCAGCAATCCTTTCCTATCTTGTCCTGAAGGAGACCCTGTCCCCAAGGCAACTGACTGGATCGTTCTTTCTTTTGGCTTCCATTTTACTTTCCAGTCTCGAACGTGTTAGAATAGTTCGTAGTACGAACCAACGAGGGAGGGATGAACGTGAAGGTACTTTTTAA
- a CDS encoding GNAT family N-acetyltransferase, translating into MRVIFFEADDDLMKKALEIRRKVFIEEQKVAEEDELDGKDPESLHALLEVGGRYVGVSRIRRIGEGIFKIERVAILKEERGKGYGRFLMEEVERELVSRRAKRLVLNAQIQVKGFYEKLGYKARGEIFYEANIPHVRMEKVVGR; encoded by the coding sequence GTGCGCGTGATCTTCTTCGAAGCCGACGATGATCTCATGAAGAAGGCTCTGGAGATCAGAAGGAAAGTTTTCATAGAAGAGCAGAAAGTCGCAGAGGAAGATGAACTGGATGGAAAAGACCCGGAGAGCTTGCACGCCCTCCTAGAAGTGGGTGGAAGGTACGTGGGCGTCTCCAGAATCAGAAGAATCGGCGAAGGGATTTTCAAGATAGAGCGTGTTGCAATTCTCAAGGAAGAGCGTGGAAAGGGTTACGGCAGGTTTCTCATGGAAGAAGTAGAAAGAGAACTCGTATCGAGAAGAGCAAAAAGGCTCGTGTTGAACGCTCAGATCCAGGTGAAGGGATTTTACGAAAAACTTGGATACAAAGCAAGGGGAGAGATATTCTACGAAGCAAACATCCCGCATGTGAGAATGGAAAAGGTGGTGGGACGATGA